In Choloepus didactylus isolate mChoDid1 chromosome 18, mChoDid1.pri, whole genome shotgun sequence, a single genomic region encodes these proteins:
- the WNT9B gene encoding protein Wnt-9b, whose protein sequence is MVQGVLSSCWLCLWEPGWFKAPPLRLLSGALESLQYSRIQPSFRQTAGRTFFCFLQVTPDEAALAKIEDEVSLEGHGLVTWGACFLKGLTGREVLTPFPGLGTAAAPVQGGAHLKQCDLLKLSRRQKQLCRREPGLAETLRDAVHLGLLECQFQFRDERWNCSLEGRTGLLKRGFKETAFLYAVSAAALTHVLARACSAGRMERCTCDDSPGLESRQAWQWGVCGDNLKYSTKFLSNFLGPKRGSKDLRARADAHNTHVGIKAVKSGLRTTCKCHGVSGSCAVRTCWKQLSPFREMGQVLKLRYDSAVKVSSATNEALGHLELWAPARPGSPAKGLAPRPGDLVYMEDSPSFCRPSKYSPGTAGRVCSREASCSSLCCGRGYDTQSRLVAFSCHCQVQWCCFVECQQCVQEELVYTCKH, encoded by the exons ATGGTGCAAGGAGTCCTGAGCAGCTGCTGGTTGTGCCTCTGGGAGCCAGGCTGGTTCAAAGCTCCCCCCCTCCGCCTGCTCTCTGGGGCCTTGGAGAGCTTACAGTACTCCCGCATCCAACCAAGTTTCCGCCAAACT GCTGGAAGAACCTTCTTCTGCTTCCTCCAGGTCACCCCAGATGAGGCAGCTTTGGCCAAAATCGAGGATGAGGTCAGCCTTGAGGGGCACGGGCTCGTCACCTGGGGCGCTTGCTTTCTTAAAGG CCTGACCGGGCGGGAGGTCCTGACGCCCTTCCCGGGGCTGGGCACGGCGGCAGCCCCCGTGCAAGGCGGGGCCCACCTGAAGCAGTGTGACCTGCTGAAGCTGTCCCGCAGGCAGAAGCAGCTGTGCCGGCGGGAGCCCGGCCTGGCCGAGACCCTGCGGGACGCCGTGCACCTCGGCCTGCTCGAGTGCCAGTTCCAGTTCCGGGACGAGCGctggaactgcagcctggagggGAGGACTGGCCTCCTCAAGAGAG GCTTCAAGGAGACGGCCTTCCTGTACGCGGTGTCCGCGGCCGCCCTCACCCACGTGCTGGCCCGCGCCTGCAGCGCCGGGCGCATGGAGCGCTGCACCTGCGATGACTCCCCGGGCCTGGAGAGCCGGCAGGCCTGGCAGTGGGGCGTGTGCGGCGACAACCTCAAGTACAGCACCAAGTTCCTGAGCAACTTCCTGGGACCCAAGAGAGGAAGCAAGGACCTGCGGGCGCGGGCAGATGCCCACAACACCCACGTGGGCATCAAG GCCGTAAAGAGTGGCCTCAGGACCACGTGTAAGTGCCACGGCGTGTCGGGCTCCTGTGCCGTGCGCACCTGCTGGAAGCAGCTCTCCCCGTTCCGCGAGATGGGGCAGGTGCTGAAGCTGCGCTATGACTCCGCTGTCAAAGTGTCCAGCGCCACCAACGAGGCCTTGGGCCACCTGGAGCTGTGGGCACCTGCCAGGCCCGGCAGCCCCGCCAAGGGCCTGGCACCCCGACCCGGGGACCTGGTCTACATGGAGGACTCACCCAGCTTCTGCCGGCCCAGCAAGTACTCGCCGGGCACCGCGGGCAGGGTGTGCTCCCGGGAGGCCAGCTGCAGCAGCCTGTGCTGTGGGCGCGGCTACGACACCCAGAGCCGCCTGGTGGCCTTCTCCTGCCACTGCCAGGTGCAGTGGTGCTGCTTTGTGGAGTGCCAGCAGTGCGTGCAGGAGGAGCTCGTGTACACCTGCAAGCACTAG